A stretch of DNA from Micromonospora sp. NBC_01813:
CATCGTCGCCGGCGCACCCGGCGTCGACCAGGCCGAGCTGGCGACCCGTGCCGCGGCCGCCGCCGGTGGAATCGTCGCCGTCCGCACCGGTGCCCAGCTGCAGGCCGCCGCCCTGGACGCGGCGGTCGGCAACGGCGACCGGTTCGCCGAGGTGCTGCTGATCTTCGCCGCGATCGCCGTCTTCGTCGCGGCGTTCGTCATCGCCAACACCTTCACGATCCTGCTCGCCCAACGGAGCCGGGAGACCGCGCTGCTGCGCCTGGTCGGCGCCACCCGAGCCCAGCTGTTCCGGGCCACCGTCGTCGAAGCCGTCGTGATGGGACTGATCGGCGCGACCTGGGGTCTGCTGCTCGGCGTGGCCGCCGCCGCCGGCCTGCGCCAGCTGTACGCGATGATCGGCAGCGCCATGCCGAGCGGCACGGTGATCGGCGTCCGTACCGTGCTGATCGCCCTGGCCTGCGGGGTCGGGGTGACCGTCGGCGCCGCGCTGCTGCCGGCCTGGCGCGGCACCGCCGTACCGCCGGTCGCCGCCCTGACCGACGCCGCGCTGACCGTCGCCCGCCCGGTCGGCCGGGTCCGGCTCGGCACCGGACTGCTGCTGCTCGCGGTCGGGACGCTGGCCCTCGTCGGTGCCGGCTGGGCCGGCAGCCTGCTGGTCGTCGTCGCCGGCGGAATGCTGGCGTTCCTCGGCCTGGTGCTGGCCAGCCCACTGATCGTGCCGGCGGTGACCCGGCTGCTGGGCGTGACGACCCGGTGGGTCGCCGGGCCGACGGCGCGGCTCGCCGTCGCCAACGCGGTCCGCAACCCGCGCCGGGCCGCCGCCACCGCGATGGCGTTGGTGATCGGCATCGGCCTGGTGACGTCGTTCGCCGTCGGCGCGCACAGCGTCAAACAGGCCGTGGAGCGGGAGGTGGCCGCCAAGACCGGGGCGGCCTTCCTGATCAACGCCGACTTCGACCCGGTGCCGGCGGAGCTGATCGACCGGCTGCGCGCCCTGCCGGAGGTCGGCGTGGTGCTCGGCGTCGCCGAGGCGTACGGCGCCCCAGGCGGCTTCGATGTCGTCGCCGGCCACCCCGACCTGCTGGCGAAGACCGGGATGACAGTGGCCGACGGCAATCTCGCCGACCTCGCCCCCGGTGGGGTCGTGGCCAGCGCGGACACCGGCCTCACCGTCGGCGACCGGATCACGCTGGCACCGATGCCCGACGGATACGCCGGCGAGGCGGCAGCCGTCGGACAGGCCCGCGAGGTGGTCGTGGTCGCGGTTCTGTCCGCTTCCGATCCGGGCAGCGGCGAGTCACGCCTCGTGTTCGCCAGCGAGTCCGACTTCACCGCAGTCCACCCGTATGTCACGTCGTGGACGGTGCAGGTGGAACCGGCGGCGGGAACCGAGATCGCGGCGGCCCGGGCCGCCGTGGAGGAGGTCGTCGTCGGCTACCCCGCCGTTTCGTTCATGGACCGTGCCGCGTACGCCGCAGCCCGGACCAGCACCGTCGACACGGTGCTGCAGTTCGTGTCCGCGCTGCTCGCCCTCGCGATCCTCATCTCCCTGCTCGGCCTGGCCAACACCCTGACCCTGTCGGTGGTCGAACGGACCCGGGAGAACGCCCTGCTGCGGGCCGTCGGCCTCACCCGGGGCCAGCTGCGCGGCATGCTCGCCGCCGAGGCGGTGCTGCTGGCGGTCAGCGGGGTGGTCTGCGGCATCGTGATCGGCGTCGCCGGTGCGTTGAGCGCGCTCGCGGTCCTCAACCGCGAAGAGAACGGCATCTTCCGGCTGGAACTGCCCTGGGCACAGCTCGCAGTGATCGTCGCGGTGGCGGCGGTCGCCGCGCTGGTCGCGTCGGTGCTGCCGGCCGGCCGTGCGCTGCGCCAACCGGTCGTCACCTCGCTCGCCGCCGAATAGCCGGTCCACCGGCCCCGCCGGAGCGGTGCAGCGCGTCGGCCGGGTCCCCACGTCGCGCCGGACGTCCATCGGGGGCGGACGTCCGGCGCGGGCCTGGTGCCCACTGCTGGGCTGCCGGGCGGCGACCCCGGCCGGTACGGTGTGGCGAACCGCCGACCCTGGGGAGGGGCGCCCATGGCCGACATGTCCGCGGAGATCGCTGCCGAGCAGGAGCACTTCGATGCCGCCGCCGCCGAGCGCGCCCGGCGACGCGCCCAGCTCGACACTCTCGCCGCCAGCGGTGCCGACAAGGCCGCCGCCGCCCGGCTGCGCCAGCACGCCAAGGTCGTCGCCCGGGCGCTCGGCGGCGCCGCCGACGCGGTCGCCTTCGGGCGGATCGACGACGAGTCCGGCGAGGCGCTCTACCTCGGTCGGCACCTGATCAGCGCGGGCGGCGGCGCGGACCCGCTGGTGATCAACTGGCAGTCGCTGGCGGCGGCCCGCTACTTCACCGCCAGCCCGACCGACGCCCAGGGGCTGACCCGCAAACGCAGCTACCAGTGCACCGGCAACACCATCGACAGCTTCGCCGACGTGCTGTTCGCCGAGATCGCCGCCGGGGTCGCGGCCGCGCCCGACGTCGACGGGCCACTGCTCGCCGAGATGGCCCGGGGCCGGACCGGGACCCTGCGCGACATCGTCGCCACCATCCAGGCCGCCCAGTTCGAGCTGATCCGCGCCCCACTGGACGAGCTGCTCGTCATCGAGGGCGGCCCCGGCACCGGCAAGACGGCAATCGCCCTGCACCGGGTCTCCTGGCTGCTGTTCCAGCATCCCGAGCTGGCCGCCGACGACATCCTCGTGGTCGGCCCACATCCGACGTTCATGCGCTACATCAGCCAGGTGCTGCCCGGCCTGGGCGACGCCGAGGTCGAGCTGCGCGACATCAGCCGGCTGGCCCCGACCGTACGCCGAGGGCGGGCCGAGTCGACGTCGGTGGCCCGGCTCAAGGGCGACGCCCGGATGGCCGGGCTGCTCGACCGGGCGTTGCGCAACCGGATCGGCACCCCGGACCCGGCCGAGCGGCTGCTGCTCGGCGGTCGGTTCGTCACCCTGCCCGGCGAGGAGGTACGCGCAGCGCTCGCCGCCGCCGACGGCGCCGAACTGCCGTACAACGGTCGTCGGCAGGTGTTCCGCGACCGGCTCGCCGACCTGGTCCAGGCCCGGACCGGCACCGACCCGAAGGGCCAGTCGGCGTTGGCGAACCTCGTCGAGCGGCTCTGGCCGCAGCAGAGCCCGGCGGTTTTCCTGCGGGACCTGTTCGGCTCCCGCCCCCGGCTACGCGCCGCCGCCGGTGGTGGCGCGTCGACCGTCAGTGAGCTGACTCCGGACGAGTTGGCCATGCTGCACCGACGCGGCGCGGACCGGATCTCCGAGGAGCTCTGGTCGGCGGCCGACCTGCCGCTGCTCGACGAGCTGGACCACCTGATCGACGGTGCGCCGCAGCGCCGGTACGGGCACGTACTGGTCGACGAGGCGCAGGACCTGTCGCCGATGCAGTTGCGGGCGGTGGCCCGGCGCAGCCGCACCGGATCGTTGACCGTCGTCGGCGACCTGGCCCAGTCCACCGGCGCGTGGGCGCGCGACAGCTGGGACGAGGTGACCAGCCACCTGCCGACGACCCATCCCGTGCGGGTCGCGCCACTGCGGTACGGCTACCGGGTGCCCCGTCAGGCGTACGAGTTCGCCGCCCGACTGTTGCCGGTCGCCGCGCCGGCGGTGACCGCACCCGAAGTGGTCCGGGACGGTCCCGCCGAGCCCGGCGTGCACCGGGTCGGGTTGACCGAACGGGCCGGCCGGGTCGTCGCCGTCGCCACCGAACACGCGGCGCGGGGCGCCTTCGTCGGCATCGTCTGCCCGCCGCGCTGCCGCCGCGAGGTCGAGGCGGCGCTCGCCGAGAACGGCGTCGCCTGGAGCAGCGCGCAGCAGGGTGACCTGAGCGGGTCGATCAACCTGGTCAGCCCGACCGAGGCCAAGGGCCTCGAGTTCGACGCGGTGGTGGTGGTCGAGCCGGAGCAGATCGTCGCCGACGACGAACGCGGCCACCGGATGCTCTACGTCGCGCTGACCCGCACCACCGGCTACCTGGACGTCGTCTGTGTCGGCGACCCGTTGCCGTTGACCACGCCGCAGCGGGTGGCCGATTCGTCGAACGCGGACCGCCGCGACTTCAACGAGCGTGAGATCCGCCAGTTGGCCGAGCATCTCGCCGGTCAGCTCCGCGCCGCCGCGCCCGCCGGGTACTGGCCGCAGGTCATCGACGAGGTACGCCGTCAGCTCGCCGCCGAATGAGAGTCAGGCCCGAATGAGAGTCAGGCGTGGTCGGCTGGCCGGCTGAGTACCGCTGAGGTGAGTCGGCGGCCGACCATCGCCTGCACGATGCTCTTCTGAATGGCGGGCTTGGTGGCCCGGCTCGACAGCGCGACGCCGAGCTCGGCGGCCAGCACCTTCAGATCGGCGACCCGTAGGCCGAGGTCGTCGAGGTAGCGGCCGGCGGCCACCCGGTCGTCGATGGTGGCGAGATCGGTCCGGATCCGTTCGGTGTCGATGACAGGGGCCGGCTTCGTCGCCCGGGTCGGTGCCTTCCGCGCGCCGGTGCCCCGGCCCGCTGCCGGTGGCTGGCCGGCCGTCGTCGACTCGGCTGGCCCGAGGCCCGCCGTGGTGGCCGTCGGGCCGCCGCTGACGGTCAACTGGGCGGTGCCGTCGGCGAGGGCGGCCAGCTGGTCCGGCGGCAGCGTACGGAGGAAGTCCGCGACCCGGATCAGGACGGCGTGGGACAGGTCTGCGGCGCTGGTCACGAAGGTCTCCTACGGGCGGATCTTGGCGAGGAACTCACTGGCGAGCTGTTGCAGCTCATACTGGACATTGGGGTTCGCGTCCGGCATCAGGACTGCGGGTAGACCCTGCTCGCCAGCGGTGGCGAAAACGGTCTTGCTGTCGCGGATCATCTGCTGGAAGCGGGGGATCTCGATCGTCGCAGGATGCCCGATGAAGTTGCGCAGCGCCAACAGCGGCCCGTGATTGGTGTACTGCACCATGGTGAACACGATGCCGAGGATCTGCGGGCTGATCTGGTCGGCGCGATCGGTGGCGACCTTGTTGTAGTCGGTGACCAGCTCGGAGACCTTCTTGCGCAGATAGTCGATGCCAAGGGTGGAAAGGTAGTCGGGCCGGGCCGGGATCAGGATGTGATCGCTGGCGACGATCCCGGTGCGGGTCACCATCGTGAAGTTTGGCGGGCAGTCGATCAGCACCACCTGGTACTCGCTGAACGCGGGGGCGGCCAGCGCGTCGGCGAGGGCCCGGTGCAGCGGCAGGTAGCGCGGGCTGCCGTGCTGGAACCGGGATCCGCCCAGGTTGGCGGCGAAGTCCAGATCTGCGTCGGTGAGCATCAGATGCGACGGCACCAGATCGAGTCGCCCGTCGCTGTTCTGCGCGATCACCTCGTTGACTGTCGACGGGGTGAGTACGTAGCGGTCGAGCGGGGCGGCACCGTCCCCGTCCAGCACGTTGCCGAACCACTGCAGGATCGTCCGGTCATCGGCCAGCTCCCGCTCCCACATGGTGGGGTCGAGGAACGAGAAGGTGAGGCTGGCCTGCGGGTCCAGGTCGATCAGGAGCACCCGGTACCCGCGGTGCGCGAGTTCGGCACCGAGGTTGGCGGTGATGGTGGTTTTCCCGACACCGCCCTTGTAGTTGATGACTGAGACGACGGTCATCGGCCGCTCCGCACACACATGGTCAGCAGCATGCCACGCCGCGACCACTACCCGTCCAGCTTGATCTTGGGTGCCCGGCGGGGCGGCTGGCATCCGCTTCGCGTTTTCTACACCACGTACCTCATGCGCCACGCATTACGTATGTCATGTAGAAAACGGCGAAGCCGCGTCGGACGGGGGTCGTCAGCCCGCGTCGGGTCGTCGGCTCGTCGGGCTCGGCTGAGGGTGGCCGGTGGTCTGCGCTCAGCGGTCCGTGGGAGGCGCCCAGCCCGGCCGGAATGATCCGCAGGGCGGGGTCGTTACACATGGTCGAGCCACACGCCCGCCCTGCACCCCTGCACCCCTGCACCCCTGCACCCCGCCTTTCCTCGGCGATCTTGCACTTATCGAGAAGATTTGTCGGGATTGTCCGTCGATAAGTGCAAGATCGTCGCGATCTTGAGGTGTGGAGCGGTCGGTCGTCGGCCCGGTGGCCGGCCCCCAGCGCGGGGAATGGTCGGCGGGGTGGCGTGGTTGTACATGGTCCGCAGCGCAGTAGCGGCCCCCCACCCACTCGGGGGCACCGCCCCACTCACTCGGGGTAAGCCGGCGGGCCCCGCGCGGCGGACACCCCCAGAGACATGTTGTGTCACCGCACCACCCGGTAAGTGCCGTTACCGCACATTCCGCGCCATGCGGGGTGTGTATCCCCCCGGAACGGAAGGTGGACCCCCCATGACCACGATCATCAGCCGTACCGTGCGTACCAGCCTGCGTAACACCGCCCTCGGCATCGCCGGACTGACCCTGGCCGGCGGCGCGATCGCCGCTCCGGCGCTGGCCGCCGACCACGCCCCCACCGGCGTGCAGGCCGCCGCGAGCGCCGCTGCCAGCAGCGCCGTTGACAGCAGCAAGCTGACCCCGCACGGGGTGCAGGGTGAGCAGTCCCGGATCGATCTGAGCGCCGAGCAGACCGACAACGTCAAGGGCATCATCGCGGCCACCAAGAAGGCCGGCATGGACGAGCGGGCCGCCGTCGTCGCGATCGGCACCGCACTGCAGGAGTCGAAGTTGGAGAACCTCGGTCACCTGGGTGACCGTAACGACCACGACTCGCAGGGCCTGTTCCAGCAGCGGCCGTCGTCCGGCTGGGGTTCGGTGGAGCAGATCACCGACGTCGAGTACTCGACCACCGCGTTCCTGGAGGGTCTGAAGGGTGTCGACGGCTGGCAGGACATGCCGTTGACCGACGCCGCCCAGAAGGTTCAGGTCTCGGCTTTCCCGGATCACTATGCGCAGTGGGAGACCCAGGCCGCCGAGCTCGTCGCCCAGCACTGGAACAGCTGACCCGCAGGCACCGAGACAACCGACAGTGTGAGGGCCGGATCCCGTACCACCGGGGTCCGGCCCTCGACGCGTAGTCCGCAGGGGTGGGCCGGCTCAGCAGCCCGCGAAAGGATCCGGCAGTGCACGCCAGCCGGCCTCGCCGTCGGCGAGTTCCGCGTCGGTGAGCAGACAGGATGCCAGCCGTCGGTGCAGGTCGACGGGGTCGAAGTCGATGCCGATGAAGACCAGGTTGCTGTCCCGGTCACCGTAGTACGGGTCCCACTCCAACGCGGCGGCCAGCCGCCGTTGCGCGCTGGCCTGGTGCCACTCGGCATCGGGCAGGGTGACCAGCCATGGGCCGAGGGTATGCATCGCGACCCCGCCGCCGGCGCACTCCCAGGCGATGACGGTGTCGGGTTGGCTGGCCAGCCAGAGGTGGCCACGGGAGCGCAGCGCGTGGATGGTCACCTCGTCCAGTGCGGCGTGCAGCCGGCCCGGGTGGAACGGCCGCCGGGCGCGGAACACGGCGGAGACGATGCCGCAGTCGGCGATCGGTTCGTGCACCCCGATCGGGTAGCCCTCGACGCCACGGCCCAGTACGCCAGGGGTCTCCGGACGGTGCCGGTCGGTGTGCCGGAGCCGGGTGGCGAGCCCGGTCGCGTCGACGGTCGGTCCGTCGCCGGCGGTCAGCTGCACCGCCCAGGGAGCCAGCCGGTGCACCAGTACGGCGAGCCGCTGGGCCTCGAAGACGTCGTCGGGAGTGCCGCCCCACAGCACGACCGTGTCCGCGTACTCGATCTGGCGGACGATCACGTCGGCGAGTGAGCGGTGGTCGTCGGGTGCGGCGGCGATGCCCAGTTGGGCCAGGTCGTCCGTGCTGGCCAGGCCGTCGAGCAGATGTTCGGCGGCGACGACGGTCACGTACGAGTCGAACCGGACCAGATCGGCGATGGACGCCCCGCCGACCTGGCAGTGCGCGCAGGCAGCGGCGACCGACTCCGGCTCGACCACCTCGGGCAGGACCAGCACGATGTCGCGGGCCGGCTGGTCGGCGGCGAGCCGGGCCAGGGTGGGCAGGATGTCCTCGCGCAGGGTGCAGGAGACGCAGCCGTGGGCGAGTTCGACGCGGGCGTCCTCGACGATGCCGGACCCGGTGCGGACCACCCGGTGGACGGTGCCGTCGTTGATCGAGCTGAGGTCGTGGCGGACGACGTACAGGGTCGGATCGGCGGCGAGCAGGGTCCGGGCGACGGCCATGGTGGCGGCGGGCCAGAAGCCCGAGAGGACGGTGACCGCCGGGCGGGTGTCGGCGGGTGGCCGGGCGGTGCGGCCGGCCGGAGCAAGCGGTGACGGCATTCACGTTCCCCTCGACTTAGTTGAAAACGGTTGTCATTATAGTGGCATGGATGCCGCCGTACGACATCGCCTCATCGGGCTGCTGGAGCAGTTGCTCAGCGAGCCCTCGCCGACCGGTCGGGACGTGTCCGTGGCGGCCGCAGGGCCAGCTGCCGACCTGGCCGATCCCGCCGCGCTGCGGATCTACCCGGAGTCCAGGATCGTCCTGCTGGGGCTGGTGGAGATCGCGTTGACCCGTCGCGAGTTCGACCTGCTCTACTTCCTGGCCAGTCATCCGCGTCAGGTGTTCACGCGGGCGCAGTTGCTCGACAGGGTGTGGGGGCACCACCGCAGCGGTCCGCGCGGCGTCGACGTACACGTCCGCCGGTTGCGCGGCAAGCTCGGCGACGACCTGCCGGTGGTGCGCACCATCCACGGCGTGGGGTACCGCCTCGACGGCTCCGTCCCGGTCGTGGTGTTACGCTCGCCTGAAAATGACACCCATGTTCAAAGGAGCGGCGAGTATGTCCCGACGATGTGACGTCACCGGGTCCGTGCCCGGCGTCGGCAACTCGGTGTCCCACTCGCACCGCCGGACCCGCCGA
This window harbors:
- a CDS encoding FtsX-like permease family protein, which produces MLRHTLRSLRANATRLLLSSLAIVLGVGFVTGTLIFSDGLDAATKERAGRLDRLVDVELTRDTEEGPAADDAEILPAELVDTVRQVGGVAAAEGTLSWYGLGLLGPDGRSIPGFHTVLTVPTTPQLRGYDLTAGRLPQRPGEAVLDARTADQRDISTGDQLRARANDQPIQDYQVVGLVDLAGTPADLGGALLGLSLADAHQLTGRDDVDRIIVAGAPGVDQAELATRAAAAAGGIVAVRTGAQLQAAALDAAVGNGDRFAEVLLIFAAIAVFVAAFVIANTFTILLAQRSRETALLRLVGATRAQLFRATVVEAVVMGLIGATWGLLLGVAAAAGLRQLYAMIGSAMPSGTVIGVRTVLIALACGVGVTVGAALLPAWRGTAVPPVAALTDAALTVARPVGRVRLGTGLLLLAVGTLALVGAGWAGSLLVVVAGGMLAFLGLVLASPLIVPAVTRLLGVTTRWVAGPTARLAVANAVRNPRRAAATAMALVIGIGLVTSFAVGAHSVKQAVEREVAAKTGAAFLINADFDPVPAELIDRLRALPEVGVVLGVAEAYGAPGGFDVVAGHPDLLAKTGMTVADGNLADLAPGGVVASADTGLTVGDRITLAPMPDGYAGEAAAVGQAREVVVVAVLSASDPGSGESRLVFASESDFTAVHPYVTSWTVQVEPAAGTEIAAARAAVEEVVVGYPAVSFMDRAAYAAARTSTVDTVLQFVSALLALAILISLLGLANTLTLSVVERTRENALLRAVGLTRGQLRGMLAAEAVLLAVSGVVCGIVIGVAGALSALAVLNREENGIFRLELPWAQLAVIVAVAAVAALVASVLPAGRALRQPVVTSLAAE
- a CDS encoding HelD family protein; translated protein: MADMSAEIAAEQEHFDAAAAERARRRAQLDTLAASGADKAAAARLRQHAKVVARALGGAADAVAFGRIDDESGEALYLGRHLISAGGGADPLVINWQSLAAARYFTASPTDAQGLTRKRSYQCTGNTIDSFADVLFAEIAAGVAAAPDVDGPLLAEMARGRTGTLRDIVATIQAAQFELIRAPLDELLVIEGGPGTGKTAIALHRVSWLLFQHPELAADDILVVGPHPTFMRYISQVLPGLGDAEVELRDISRLAPTVRRGRAESTSVARLKGDARMAGLLDRALRNRIGTPDPAERLLLGGRFVTLPGEEVRAALAAADGAELPYNGRRQVFRDRLADLVQARTGTDPKGQSALANLVERLWPQQSPAVFLRDLFGSRPRLRAAAGGGASTVSELTPDELAMLHRRGADRISEELWSAADLPLLDELDHLIDGAPQRRYGHVLVDEAQDLSPMQLRAVARRSRTGSLTVVGDLAQSTGAWARDSWDEVTSHLPTTHPVRVAPLRYGYRVPRQAYEFAARLLPVAAPAVTAPEVVRDGPAEPGVHRVGLTERAGRVVAVATEHAARGAFVGIVCPPRCRREVEAALAENGVAWSSAQQGDLSGSINLVSPTEAKGLEFDAVVVVEPEQIVADDERGHRMLYVALTRTTGYLDVVCVGDPLPLTTPQRVADSSNADRRDFNEREIRQLAEHLAGQLRAAAPAGYWPQVIDEVRRQLAAE
- a CDS encoding ParA family protein, with translation MTVVSVINYKGGVGKTTITANLGAELAHRGYRVLLIDLDPQASLTFSFLDPTMWERELADDRTILQWFGNVLDGDGAAPLDRYVLTPSTVNEVIAQNSDGRLDLVPSHLMLTDADLDFAANLGGSRFQHGSPRYLPLHRALADALAAPAFSEYQVVLIDCPPNFTMVTRTGIVASDHILIPARPDYLSTLGIDYLRKKVSELVTDYNKVATDRADQISPQILGIVFTMVQYTNHGPLLALRNFIGHPATIEIPRFQQMIRDSKTVFATAGEQGLPAVLMPDANPNVQYELQQLASEFLAKIRP
- a CDS encoding CobW family GTP-binding protein; translation: MPSPLAPAGRTARPPADTRPAVTVLSGFWPAATMAVARTLLAADPTLYVVRHDLSSINDGTVHRVVRTGSGIVEDARVELAHGCVSCTLREDILPTLARLAADQPARDIVLVLPEVVEPESVAAACAHCQVGGASIADLVRFDSYVTVVAAEHLLDGLASTDDLAQLGIAAAPDDHRSLADVIVRQIEYADTVVLWGGTPDDVFEAQRLAVLVHRLAPWAVQLTAGDGPTVDATGLATRLRHTDRHRPETPGVLGRGVEGYPIGVHEPIADCGIVSAVFRARRPFHPGRLHAALDEVTIHALRSRGHLWLASQPDTVIAWECAGGGVAMHTLGPWLVTLPDAEWHQASAQRRLAAALEWDPYYGDRDSNLVFIGIDFDPVDLHRRLASCLLTDAELADGEAGWRALPDPFAGC
- a CDS encoding winged helix-turn-helix domain-containing protein, with product MDAAVRHRLIGLLEQLLSEPSPTGRDVSVAAAGPAADLADPAALRIYPESRIVLLGLVEIALTRREFDLLYFLASHPRQVFTRAQLLDRVWGHHRSGPRGVDVHVRRLRGKLGDDLPVVRTIHGVGYRLDGSVPVVVLRSPENDTHVQRSGEYVPTM